Proteins co-encoded in one Aspergillus flavus chromosome 2, complete sequence genomic window:
- a CDS encoding putative endo-1,3-1,4-beta-D-glucanase (unnamed protein product), producing the protein MGDCCLKGFRWNGKPAGRETTLAGMSCYTVGTNSSVALLLLHDLFGWTFPNTRLLSDHLAEEVGCTVYVPDLFGGERLPPDVLLDESRWNELDLPGFLSRNTKAIRETDIFNCAKALREEHKYSSIGAIGFCFGGWAVFRLGAKDVRLVDCISTAHPTFLEQKEISDIGVPVQIMAPEHDPQFTEELKAFSNTVIPKLGVPYDYQYFPFLTHGFATRGNPNDKDEIAGMERAKNAAVLWFRQWLHKTSTAN; encoded by the exons ATGGGCGACTGCTGCTTAAAGGGCTTCCGCTGGAATGGCAAGCCTGCTGGCCGAGAAACCACACTGGCTGGCATGAGTTGCTACACGGTAGGAACGAATTCCAGCGTGGCACTTCTACTGCTCCACGATCTCTTTGGTTGGACCTTTCCCAACACGCGACTCCTATCAGACCATCtggcggaggaggttggcTGTACAGTCTATGTACCCGACTT GTTTGGAGGTGAGCGCCTCCCACCCGATGTTCTCCTCGACGAGAGCAGATGGAACGAACTCGACCTCCCCGGTTTTCTGAGCCGCAATACCAAGGCTATTCGAGAGACGGACATCTTCAACTGCGCCAAGGCTCTGCGAGAGGAGCATAAATACTCTTCTATCGGTGCGATTGGATTCTGCTTCGGTGGCTGGGCAGTTTTCCGTTTAGGCGCAAAGGATGTTCGGCTTGTCGACTGCATCTCTACCGCTCATCCCACATTCCTTGAACAGAAGGAGATCAGTGATATCGGGGTTCCAGTTCAGATTATGGCGCCTGAACACGATCCGCAGTTTACAGAGGAGCTAAAGGCTTTCAGTAATACGGTCATTCCTAAGCTTGGTGTGCCGTATGACTACCAGTATTTTCCCTTCTTAACGCATGGATTTGCGACACGGGGGAATCCAAACGATAAGGATGAGATCGCGGGCATGGAAAGGGCGAAAAATGCGGCGGTTCTCTGGTTTCGCCAGTGGTTGCACAAGACGAGCACAGCGAATTGA
- a CDS encoding MIP transporter — MDRTTFPENGNMPRPRPVVQPFAGRIGGNQGLVVDRTDPDNADLLKKVPDAAPLMTFREGFDLRGFWDIDLWKFGFIECMGTMMMVFVTSWIAVRPASAATNVSATSSSGVFSTSTFLGPLFGGISNWLFLTLFIFSFSNVSGSHLNPTITLATFFARLISLPRMVIYLLGQTLGGTLAGLILRSAYGSRDFTVGGCAVNTRLVPVDEAFLLEFIFCLVLIFLSFGVGLDPRQSSIYGAALSPFLVGMTLGVVSWGSSFTRAGYAGASLNPARCFGVYVATSFPGYHWIQWVGPLAASIGHGIVYFVAPPWGH; from the exons ATGGATCGCACTACATTCCCGGAGAATGGCAACATGCCACGGCCCAGGCCCGTTGTACAGCCTTTCGCCGGTAGAATCGGCGGCAACCAAGGGCTTGTAGTTGATCGCACTGACCCCGACAATGCGgatctcttgaagaaggtGCCTGATGCGGCACCGCTGATGACGTTTCGTGAGGGATTCGACCTGCGCGGATTTTGGGACATTGACCTCTGGAAGTTCGGCTTTATCGAATGCATGG GtaccatgatgatggtgttCGTGACTTCTTGGATCGCAGTACGACCAGCTTCGGCTGCGACAAACGTCAGTGCTACTTCATCATCCGGCGTATTCTCAACCTCAACATTTCTGGGACCACTGTTCGGAGGGATTAGCAACTGGCTATTCCTGACTCtgttcatcttctctttttcaaATGTCAGTGGTAGTCACCTCAACCCGACCATTACGCTGGCTACCTTCTTCGCACGTTTGATATCACTCCCTCGAATGGTCATTTACCTTCTAGGTCAAACCCTTGGCGGTACCTTGGCCGGGCTTATTCTTCGAAGCGCGTATGGGTCCAGGGACTTCACGGTAGGAGGTTGCGCAGTGAATACCCGCTTGGTGCCTGTAGATGAGGCATTTCTCCTGGAATTTATCTTCTGCCTGGTCCTGATTTTCCTCTCATTCGGAGTTGGTCTGGACCCAAGACAGAGTTCTATCTATGGAGCTGCGTTGTCTCCCTTTTTAGTAGGGATGACTCTAGGCGTTGTGAGCTGGGGCTCCTCTTTCACTCGCGCGGGCTACGCTGGAGCTT CATTAAATCCGGCCCGATGCTTTGGCGTCTATGTAGCTACCAGCTTTCCGGGATACCATTGGATTCAATGG GTCGGTCCTCTCGCTGCCTCCATAGGGCATGGTATTGTCTACTTTGTCGCACCTCCTTGGGGGCATTGA
- a CDS encoding putative sexual differentiation process protein isp4 → MAVECKEAIANSEPEPELGDKSDATEKDDSKALHYTSLCTLVLITNAAGSSVGEILRAAGIDTEDDDPTEAVLTLRMWVLGIGFCIVVSGLNTLYTLRNPSITISSAVVLLLAYPLGKLWEKAIPSWNVPLGAWSFNLNPGPFNKKEHILVYVMSNLSIYVRLGADVLTEQQMFFGYKAGWGFQIPMTLAGFFVGLSLAGIFRSLVVLPHELVWPGLLGTSALTSTLHGSKKKDAHAIESFGYTTWKISRYAFFSLVFCISFCWYWFPDFIFPALSYFAFPCWIAPKNTVVNQLFGMKSGMGLLPLTFDWSQISYVGSPLVVPSWAIVNVFGALVFWIWIVAVACYYTNTWYSAYLPFQSSSVFDNTGSTYSASKIVNKASRYQLDVAKYEAYSPVFMPVTYALNMFGLSFATLTSLVVWMFLEKRQEIADAMRRVQHKFVTGNLKEIFAPDNSPNAEVPMWWYLCTTLLALFLAIFSVEYWDVELRWYGALLACAVALSFFSPLALVYATANQKINIDIFCRIVAGFVFEGRVLANIWFFNLGYVTTIKGLYFCQDMKLGIYFNIPPRKLFIAQCGGIIAGTLSSVSVLNWGLGNIEGVCTTDAVNGFSCPFSRTHFNTSLIWGAIGPRRFFNNKIGYHSLLYFFIIGAVLPVIVFIARRRYPKNVILQKFHVPLFLGGLNYLPPATGTTYGSWALVGLAFGWIIRKRLYAWWYKYNFVLSAALDSSVSVAGVVIFFAIFFSGASSHFSWWGTKVYKVSIIYLQFSFW, encoded by the exons ATGGCTGTCGAGTGCAAGGAAGCGATTGCCAACTCAGAGCCAGAGCCGGAGCTGGGGGATAAGTCAGACGCTACCGAGAAAGATGACAGTAAGGCACTACACTACACCAGTTTATGTACTCTTGTGCTCATAACAAATGCTGCAGGCTCTTCGGTCGGTGAGATTTTACGGGCAGCTGGTATTGACACGGAGGACGATGATCCAACCGAGGCCGTACTGACTTTGCGGATGTGGGTGCTGGGAATTGGGTTCTGTATCGTCGTCAGCGGTCTAAATACACTGTATACTTTGAGAAACCCGTCTATCACTATCTCATCAGCAGTCGTGCTTTTGCTGGCTTATCCGCTCGGCAAGCTATGGGAGAAAGCCATACCAAGTTGGAACGTACCGCTTGGCGCGTGGTCCTTCAACCTGAACCCGGGCCCGTTTAATAAGAAG GAGCATATCCTGGTGTACGTCATGTCGAATTTAAGTATCTACGTTCGTCTCGGCGCAGATGTCTTGACCGAACAACAAATGTTCTTCGGCTATAAAGCTGGGTGGGGATTTCAAATCCCTATGACCTTGGCGGGCTTCTTCGTCGGGCTGTCGCTGGCGGGAATATTTCGATCGCTCGTCGTTCTACCTCATGAACTCGTGTGGCCGGGACTCCTGGGTACCTCAGCCCTCACATCTACGCTCCATGgatcgaaaaagaaggatgCTCATGCGAT TGAAAGCTTCGGCTACACAACCTGGAAGATATCCCGTTATGCCTTTTTCAGCTTGGTATTTTGTATCTCATTCTGCTGGTACTGGTTCCCGGACTTCATCTTTCCCGCTCTGAGCTACTTTGCATTTCCATGCTGGATCGCACCAAAGAACACAGTTGTAAACCAGTTATTTGGGATGAAGAGCGGCATGGGTCTCTTGCCACTCACTTTCGATT GGAGTCAAATATCCTATGTCGGATCTCCTCTCGTGGTCCCATCTTGGGCAATTGTGAATGTCTTCGGAGCACTAGTGTTCTGGATCTGGATCGTCGCTGTTGCTTGTTACTATACCAATACGTGGTACTCCGCCTACCTTCCCTTCCAGAGTTCTTCTG TGTTCGATAACACAGGTAGCACATACAGCGCTTCCAAGATCGTGAACAAGGCTTCAAGATATCAGTTAGACGTGGCTAAATATGAGGCGTACTCACCA GTCTTTATGCCCGTGACTTATGCGTTGAATATGTTTGGTCTATCCTTTGCAACCCTAACCTCGCTTGTGGTCTGGATGTTTCTCGAGAAGCGACAAGAGATTGCGGACGCCATGCGCCGGGTACAGCACAAATTCGTAACGGGCAATCTAAAAGAGATTTTTGCCCCAGACAATTCACCCAATGCAGAAGTGCCAATGTGGTGGTACCTTTGTACCACATTGTTGGCGTTGTTTCTCGCCATTTTTTCCGTAGAGTATTGGGATGTAGAGCTGCGTTGGTACGGTGCATTGCTGGCGTGCGCTGTTgctctgtctttcttctctccg CTTGCCCTGGTCTACGCAACGGCGAACCAGAAAATCAACATCGACATCTTCTGCCGGATTGTAGCCGGCTTTGTCTTCGAGGGCCGTGTACTCGCTAACATTTGGTTCTTCAACCTCGGATACGTGACAACAATCAAGGGTCTCTACTTCTGCCAGGATATGAAATTAGGAATCTACTTCAAC ATCCCGCCACGAAAACTCTTCATTGCACAATGCGGAGGTATAATAGCCGGCACATTAAGCAGCGTAAGCGTCCTCAACTGGGGCCTGGGCAACATCGAAGGCGTCTGCACAACCGACGCAGTGAACGGATTCAGCTGTCCGTTCTCCCGGACACATTTCAACACAAGTCTGATCTGGGGTGCTATCGGACCGCGTcgcttcttcaacaacaagATCGGATATCACTCACTGCTATACTTCTTTATCATCGGCGCTGTCCTTCCCGTTATAGTGTTCATCGCTAGACGTCGGTATCCGAAGAACGTTATCTTACAGAAATTCCACGTTCCCCTATTCCTCGGCGGACTGAACTATCTCCCGCCTGCCACGGGAACGACATATGGAAGTTGGGCTCTTGTGGGATTGGCCTTTGGATGGATTATAAGGAAGCGTCTGTATGCGTGGTGGTATAAGTATAATTTTGTTCTGAGTGCTGCCTTGGATTCCTCCGTTTCTGTGGCGGGAGTTGTCATCTTCTTTgctatctttttctctgggGCTTCGTCGCATTTCAGTTGGTGGGGGACAAAGGTTTATAAGGTGAGCATTATTTACCTCCAATTTTCATTTTGGTAA